From a single Oncorhynchus gorbuscha isolate QuinsamMale2020 ecotype Even-year unplaced genomic scaffold, OgorEven_v1.0 Un_scaffold_10783, whole genome shotgun sequence genomic region:
- the LOC124030351 gene encoding tRNA (guanine(26)-N(2))-dimethyltransferase-like produces MLMYEMRGKKDRYDVIDLDPYGSPAPFLDAAVQAVGEGGLLCVTCTDMAVMAGNSGETCYSKYGSVSIKAKYCHEMALRIILHSLDQRAGVYQRYIHPLLCVSVDFYIRVFVRVHTGQAMVKNSASKQALVYNCVGCGSFHLQRLGKRTTQGNHIKYSAATGPPVGAECEHCGHRHQLGGPIWGEALHDVSFVQKVLSAVSGNPSRFGTARRIEGMLSMVTEELEDVPLYYTVDNLSSTIHCSTPPLLQFRSALLHAGHRVSLSHACKNALKTDAPPRVLWDVMRCWEKSNPVKRDRLSESSPAHHILNTEPILQACFDVREDANPQSRRRHLTRFQENPEPFWGPKARANAGGGGISSDLEDRRKQGQNKRKNQITDATQLKSFPCKRFRKGKCTHGEKCCYSHDLEQNNQME; encoded by the exons ATGCTGATGTATGAGATGCGGGGGAAGAAGGACCGCTATGATGTCATAGACCTGGACCCCTACGGAAGCCCCGCCCCCTTCCTGGATGCCGCCGTCCAGGCTGTCGGTGAAGGAG gtctgtTGTGTGTGACATGTACTGACATGGCTGTGATGGCTGGTAACAGTGGGGAGACCTGCTACAGCAAATACGGCTCTGTCTCCATCAAAGCCAAGTACTGTCATGAGATG gcTCTGCGTATCATCCTACACAGTCTGGACCAGAGAGCTGGTGTGTACCAACGGTACATCCACCCCCTGCTCTGTGTCAGTGTGGACTTCTACATACGAGTGTTTGTCAGGGTACACACTGGACAGGCCATGGTCAAAAACTCAGCAAg TAAACAAGCGTTGGTGTATAACTGTGTTGGCTGTGGCTCGTTCCACTTACAACGACTGGGCAAGAGGACGACTCAGGGAAACCA tatAAAGTACTCTGCAGCCACTGGACCGCCGGTCGGAGCAGAGTGTGAACACTGTGGACACAGACACcag cTGGGTGGTCCTATCTGGGGTGAGGCCCTCCATGACGTGAGCTTCGTTCAGAAGGTTCTATCTGCCGTGTCTGGGAACCCGTCCCGCTTTGGAACCGCCCGTCGCATAGAGGGCATGCTCAGCATGGTCACAGAG GAGCTGGAGGATGTGCCTCTATACTACACAGTGGACAACCTGAGCAGCACTATACACTGCAGCACTCCCCCTCTGCTCCAATTCAG gtcggCTCTGCTTCATGCAGGCCAcagggtgtccttgtctcatgcCTGTAAGAATGCTCTAAAGACGGATGCTCCTCCCAGGGTCCTCTGGGACGTCATGCGATGCTGG GAAAAGTCCAATCCAgtgaagagagacagactgtCAGAGAGCAGCCCTGCTCACCACATCCTCAATACTGAACCCAT tctacAGGCGTGTTTTGATGTGAGGGAGGATGCCAATCCCCAGTCTCGCCGTCGCCACCTCACCCGCTTCCAGGAGAACCCTGAGCCTTTCTGGGGGCCCAAGGCCCGTGCCAATGCTGG tggtggaGGTATCTCATCAGACCTGGAGGACAGGAGGAAACAGGGTCAAAACAAGAGGAAGAACCAGATCACAGACGCCACCCAGCTTAAGAGCTTCCCCTGCAAGAGGTTCAGGAAG ggtaaATGCACACACGGTGAAAAATGCTGTTACTCCCATGACCTGGAACAGAATAACCAGATGGAGTGA